Proteins found in one Hevea brasiliensis isolate MT/VB/25A 57/8 chromosome 18, ASM3005281v1, whole genome shotgun sequence genomic segment:
- the LOC110669148 gene encoding uncharacterized protein At1g01500: protein MENSYETCNGNGLLDNGHTTTRHTPYQPSIKVPTPWLDLRVFFVRVSKCEIDDSTPEFLTVNHIPLHPDMLFEVNGIRISVNSDGPSIVLRRDRLDKKSEEATFVSTDSIRINGSVKFEVFDKDVLMLSGVLEMCNSNGLMGKSRGHGQRWSMNCESDVTVGTSFLKAKQYLGSDSASPTVEVYVAGSFSGTPIILSKTLQLCFGQKQIRKGMLDYIPEYEATEGLDYVSSRIPLQMSEYSNHKPENEEDNHLYSGTEYLEGEDGELSWFNAGVRVGVGIGLSICLGIGIGVGLLVQTCQGTKRNFRRRLL from the exons ATGGAGAATTCCTATGAAACATGTAATGGAAATGGGCTGTTGGATAACGGTCATACAACTACAAGACACACTCCTTATCAACCCAGCATTAAGGTACCAACACCTTGGCTTGATTTAAGAGTGTTCTTTGTTCGTGTTAGCAAATGTGAGATTGATGACTCAACTCCTGAGTTCCTTACAGTAAATCACATTCCATTACACCCCGATATGCTTTTTGAAGTAAATGGTATTAGAATTTCTGTCAACTCTGATGGGCCATCAATCGTTCTTAGGAGGGATAGGTTGGATAAGAAGTCTGAAGAAGCTACATTTGTTAGTACTGATAGTATAAGGATTAATGGGAGTGTGAAGTTTGAGGTTTTTGATAAGGATGTTCTCATGTTATCCGGGGTTCTTGAAATGTGTAATAGTAATGGTCTTATGGGGAAATCAAGAGGCCATGGCCAGAGATGGAGCATGAATTGTGAATCGGATGTAACTGTAGGGACTAGCTTCCTGAAGGCAAAACAATATTTGGGTTCAGATTCAGCTTCACCTACAGTTGAGGTCTATGTTGCAGGATCCTTCTCAGGCACTCCAATTATCTTATCTAAGACTTTGCAGCTCTGTTTCGGTCAGAAGCAAATAAGGAAAGGCATGTTGGATTATATACCAGAATATGAGGCAACTGAAGGCCTGGACTATGTCTCATCCAGAATTCCTTTACAG ATGTCAGAATACTCGAATCACAAGCcagaaaatgaagaagacaaTCACTTGTACTCAGGAACAGAATATCTAGAAGGTGAAGATGGGGAACTCTCGTGGTTCAATGCTGGTGTTCGAGTAGGTGTTGGCATTGGCCTAAGCATTTGTCTAGGAATTGGGATAGGCGTGGGGTTGCTGGTTCAAACCTGTCAAGGCACCAAACGCAACTTTAGAAGGCGGCTACTATAA